The sequence below is a genomic window from Massilia oculi.
CTCCGCAGCGCTGGAATCTGGACATTGCCGGGCGCTTCCAGGTGCTCGACAACTGGCCGGCCAACACCTTCTGCAAGTCTCTCCGGGCGTACAAGAACTTCCTGGTCGCGCTGAATATCACGCGCGGTGGCGTCAACCTGGGCTACATGGTCAAGTGGTCGTCGCCGGCAGACCCGGGCGGCGTGCCGATCACCTGGGACCCGAGCGATCCGACGCAGGACGCTGGCGAGACCGACCTGGCCGAGGGGGGTGACCGCATCGTGGACGGCCTGCAGCTGCGCGACAGCTTCATGATCTACAAGGAGCAGTCGGTTTGGCGCATGGACTATACCGGCGGCCCGTTCGTGTTCAGCTTCCGCAAGGTTCTCGGCACCGCCGGCGCCATGAACCGCAACTGCATCGTCGAGCTCGACGGCGTGCACTTCGTGCTGGGCAGCTCCGACGTTTATGTGCATGACGGGCAGTCTGCGGTGTCGGTGCTGGACAAGGTGGCGCGCCGGGCCCTGTTCCAGGACATGGACACGGCCTACACCGACCGCGCGTTCGTGTTCAAGAACCCGTTTATGAATGAGGTCTTCGTCTGCTACGTGAGCGTGGGCGGCACGGTGCCGAACAAGGCGCTGGTCTGGAACTACGTCGACAAGACGGTCAGCTATCGCGACATCCCGAATCTGAACCATGCCGCCTTCGGCCCGGTGAATAGCACGCTGAGCGACAGCTGGGCATCGGACGGCGATCCGTGGGAATCCGATATCTCGTCCTGGAATGGCCCGGGCTTCGTCCCGAACCAGGCGCGCGTGCTGATGGCGTCCAACGACGCACAGCTGCTGCTGCTCGACGCCTCGGCGACGTTCAACGGAACCCTGCCCATGGCCTACCTCGAGCGGCGCGGGCTGTCGTTCGGCGACGCCACCACCACGAAGCGCATCACCGGCGTGCGCCTGCGCGTGACCGGCAACGTGGGCGAGACCGTGATTGTGAGGGTGGGCGGCCACCAGACCGACCCGTTCGCAGATCCGGAGTGGGAAGCCGAGATGGAGCACGTCATCGGCGAGACGATCGCCTGCGACTGCTTCGTGGATTCCCGCTACCCGGCGCTGCGAATCGAGTCCGGCACGGCCGCGCAATGGCTGCTGGAGAGCTACGACTACGACATTCAACCTGGGAGCCGCTGGTGAGAACACCGACCATTGCAACAATCCAGTATTCGCCAGGCCCGATGCCGAGCGACCTGCCGCCGAGTGCACAGCGATACCTGGAGGAAGAGCTCGGCAAGATCGCCGTCGCGATCCAGCGCCTGGCCGAAGGCCACATAGACGTCACATACGCGCCGCCGCCGAAGCCACGCCAAGGGGATATCCGCTACGCCGACGGCGTGCTGTGGAACCCGGGCAGCGGCCGCGGCCTGTACCTGCACAACGGCATGAACTGGAGCTGGTTCGGGGTGAGTAGCTCCTGAGCTGGTATCAACTTACACAAAGGAAAACACTATGGGCTTTTTGAAAAGCTTGGTCGGCATCGCGGCTCCAATTGTAGGGACGGCCCTCGGTGGCCCTGTAGGCGGCGCTATCGGCGGGGCGATCGGCGGCGCCGTCTCTGGTAGTGGCGCTCCGAAAAGCACCACCACGTCGCAGAACGGCACGCAGAATGGAACGCAGTCGAACACCTCAACTACGACTCTTGACCCGCGTGTCGCCCAACTCTTGGGCCTCAGCGGCCAAGGTGGCGTGTTGGGCGGCCTGGAATCCCTGCTCGGCAACGGCGGCTCGAGCCTGGCCGGCCAGAGCAACAGCTTCCTGAACTCGAATGCCGGCCAGATCCTGAACAATGGCCTGGCGGGCAGCAACGCCCTCATGAGCGGCCAATTCAACGCGCCGGCGATCCAGGGCGCGCAGGTTCAGGCGCCGTCGCAAAACGGCATCAACCTGTCGCCCACGTTCCAGAGCCTGCTCGGCGGCGGCGACACGTCGGCGCTGATGAAGTCGCTCCAGGCCGGGAACGCGCTCGCCGGCGCCCAGTTCCAGCAGAACCAGCAGAACCTGACCGACAACCTGCAGCGCAGCATCCTGCCCGGTATTCGTGGCGGCGCCATCGCAGCGGGCCAGTATGGCGGCTCGCGCCAGGGCATTGCCGAGGGCCTGGCCATCAGCGATCTGACGAAGCAGCTCAACAACTCGAACACGCAGTTCGGCCTGGGCGCCACGGCGGCCAACTCGTCTGCGCTGGCCAACGCGTACGAGAACGGCCAAAACCGCGCCCTGTCGGCGGCACAGGGTCTTTCCGGACAGCAGTACGGCGTCGCCTCCCAGGACGCGGCGGCGCGCCAAGCGGCCGACAACACGAACGTGCAGGCGCTGCTCGCCACGCGCGGTCAGAACAGCAACAACCTGGCTACCGGCATCGGCCTGCAGCAAGGCCTTTTGGGCGGCGCGGCAAACTACAGCAATACCGACTTGGGCCGCCTGGGCATGGGTAGCGGCATCCTGGCACCCTTCCTTGGTGCCGGCGCTACATCAACCAATAACTCGACCACGACCAACACCACTACCGGGAATGTCAGTCAGCCGCTTTATAACAGCACGGCAGGTAATGCCCTGGGTGGTGCGCTTCTCGGAAGCCAGCTTGGCGGGATGTTCGGCGGCGGCGCCGGGGGAACCACCGGAACCCTCGGTAGCCTGTTCGGCAGCGGCGGCTGGGCACCAGCGGCAGCTATTTCTAAGGAGACATCATGGCAGGACTACTCGACATCTTCGGCGGCGACCCGCAATCCCAGGGCCTGCTCGCCGCCGCGGCGCAGATTCTCCAGGCCTCGGGCCCGTCGCGCACTCCGACCAGCTTGGGCCAGATCCTGGGCAGCGGCCTCATGGCTGGCCAGCAGGCCACGCAGCAGGCGCAGCAGGCTTCCCAGCTCGAGCAGATGCGCGCGCTGCAGATCAAGAACGCCGAATCCGACCTGGCGGCGCAGGAGGCGCAGCGCGAGCGCGCGCAGAACCTGCTGAAGCTGACGTCGCAATACGGCCAGTCGCGCGGCGCCGGTCAACCGAAGTCGGCGCCGCCGGCGGACCGCTCGGCCAATGCAATGTTCCAGAGCTTGATGCCGGGCGCGGCGCCGTCGATGACCACGCCTGGCGCGCCGATGGCTGCCGCGAGCATGACCGCGCCAGGCGGCGCCGGCGGCCGCAGCGCCCTAGTGCAAGAGCGCTTGCAGTACGCACAGTTCTTGCGCGACAACGGCTATGCGGCCGAGGCGAACGCCGCCGAAAACCAGGCCCTGAAGCTGCAGCCGAAGGTCAAGGAGTGGCAGAAGGTGAACGTGGGCGACCAGACGCTGTATGCGCCCTACTTTGAAGATGGCTCGAGCGGACAGCCGGTTCCCCTCGAGGTGGCGCAGAACCTCGAGCGCGTGAACCTGGGCGGAACGACTGAACTGATCCATCCGACTACCGGCAAATCGGTCCGGTCGATGGCAAACACGGTCACGCCCGGAGATCTTCTCTCGGCCCAGGTTCAGCGCGAGAACTCGCTCCGTCAAGATACCCGCGCACGCGAGCTGAATGCACTGACCCGGGAAGGGCAGCAGACTCAGATTATCAACGATCCCTTGCGCGGACCGCTGTTGATCGATAAAGCGACCGGTGTGGCACGACCAGCCACCATGAATGGTCAGGCACTTCCCGGCGAGGCTGCCGTAAAACGCGAGGCCGCGGCGAAAAACTTGATGCCACTGATCAAGCAGGCAGGAAAGCTTATCGATGGCGCAACAGGATCGTATCTTGGCGCTGCCATCGATCAGGGCGCTCGCTACTACGGGTCGTCCACGGACGGCGCCAAGAACATCGCCCAGCTGCGAGTCCTCGAGGGCAACATCATGATGGCGCAGCCGCGCATGGAAGGTCCGCAGTCGAACCTGGACGTCGAGCTGTACCGCCAGATGGCTGCGCAAATCGGTGACCCTACTGTGCCAAACGATACCAAGAAGGCAGCGCTCAAAACGTTGGAATCGATGTACGAAAAGTATGGCAGCAAGCCACCGGCCGACATTCCGCGCGACGCGATCAACCATTTGAAGCTGAACCCGAAACTACGCGACGCCTTCGACGCCAAGTATGGCGCCGGCTCCGCCGCTTCCGTCCTGGGACGATAATGAGCAATCCATTCGATCGATACGATCCACCGGCCGCCGGCGCGAACCCCTTCGACCGGTACGACGCTCCTGCGAAGGCAGAGATGAAGCCGAAATCGGAGAAAAGCACGGCGCGCCGTTTGCTGGAAGGCGGCGCCCTCGGCATCGCCGATATTGGTAATACGCTGCTCAACGCAGGTAGTTACCTGCCGGGCAAAGTGACCAATGCGATCCGCGAAGCATTGCCAGCGGAACATCGTCATCGCATTCCCGACATCGCCCAGGCCACGCGCACGCGCAACGCCGACTTCGACGCTCTGACCGAGGAGAACAAGGACTCGACCGCGTTCAAGGCAGGGCGGCTCGGTGCCAACATCGCGGCTACGCTGCCGGTCGGCGGCACGCTGGCGGCGGGCGCGCGCGCAGCTGGAGCATCTCCGGCGCTGGTATCTGCCCTGGCATCAAGCGGTATGCAAGCGAATGGCCTCGGCGGCGCAGCCGGGCTCGGCGTACGCGCCTTGGGCGGCGGCATCAGTGGCGCGGCGTCTGCCGGATTGGTCAGCCCCGACGACGCGCTGGCGGGAGGCGCAATCGGCGCCGGCTTGCCTGTGGCTGGGAAGGCAGCGCTGGCCGTTACCCGCGGGACTGGGCGTGCGATGCGAGGCGGAGCCGTCAAACCCGAAGTGGCGAATCTGGCGCGTCGCGCCCAGGAGCTTGGGATTGACGTCCCGGTCGACCGCATCACGAACAGCAAGCCGCTGAATGCGATTGCGTCGAGCCTGAACTACGTCCCGTTCAGCGGGCGCGCGGCGACCGAAGAGGCGATGCAGAGCCAGCTGAACCGGGCGCTGAGCCGCACCTTCGGCCAGGATTCCGACAACGTCACGATGGCATTGCGGAATGCACAGCAGCAGCTCGGCGGAGAGTTCGACCGCGTGCTCAGCTCCAACAAAGTCCGCGTCGATTCGCAGTTCCTCGACGAACTGGCCGAGCACGAAGCGACTGCCTTCCGCGAGCTTGGCGCCGACGGCGCCGGCATCATCTCGCGCCAGATCGACGAGATCATGTCGAAGGGCGCATCAGGCGAACTGGACGGCCAGGCGGCCTACAACGTCAAGAAGATGCTCGACCGGATCGGCAAACGGAATTCGCCAGAGGCCCACTATGCGACAGAGCTGCGGCGCAGCCTCATGGGCGCCTTGAACCGCTCGATCGGGCCCGAGGCGGCAGAAGCCTTTGGCACGACCCGCAAGCAGTACGGGAACATGCTGGCGCTGGAGCGCCTGGCGCAGAACGGCGTAGACGGCGATATCTCAATCGGCCGCCTAGCGAACATGCGCAACATCGGCAATCAGGATCTACAAGAGCTGGCAGACATTGCGGCGCAGTTTCTCAAGTCTCGAGAGGGCAATCACGGAGCCGCGCAGCGTGCGGTAGTCGGCGGGGTCACAGCAATGGCATCGGGGCCGGTCGGGCTTGCTGCAGGCGCTGCTGCTGGGCGTGGGGTGAACTCAGTCCTGAACAGCAAGACAGCGAAGAAGTTGGTGCTCGACCCAGCTTATTCTGGACTGCCGATCGAAGTGCAGTTGATGCTGGCACGCAGCGCACCAGTGCTCGGCAGTCAGTGATCGCGACCGGTGAATCCCTGCCACAGCCCAACCAGGCAGATCACCACCAGGATGGCACCGGCCTTCAGTAGTTTGTACGTGATGTAGCCGCTCATTCCTGCCCCTAGAAGTTTCAACAATTATAGGCCACCTCCGGGTGGCCTTTCTCTTTTCTGAAAGGTCCCCGTGACCACCACCACCGACCAGCAAAACATGATCGCCCTGGCCCAGCTCCAGGTCGAAGTCGCGTACATGAAGGCCGCAATCGCGCGGCTGGACGCCTCCAACCAAGAACTCGACCAGAAGCTCGATCGCGTGCTCAACCAGCTGGCCCAGGCCCGCGGAGGCTGGCGCACGCTGATGCTGATCGGCGGCGCCGCCGGCTCGCTCGGCAGCGGGCTGACCTGGCTCATCTCCCACCTGAAGGGCTGACCATGCCACCACTCGCTTTCATCAACATGCTACTGCCGGCCGCCCAACGCGTGCACCGCGAGCACGGCATCCCGGCGTCGATTACGATCGGCCAGGCGGCGCTCGAGTCCGGCTGGGGTTCCCGCGCGCCCGGCAACAACCTGTTCGGCATCAAGGCCGACCGCGCCTGGAAGGGCAAGACCGTCGACGTCGCCACGCACGAATACGTCGCCGGCAAACGCGTAAACGTGGTCGACAAGTTCCGCGCCTACGCCAGCATCGACGACTGCATCGCCGACCGCGCGCGCTTCTTCAAGGCCAACCCGCGCTACGCCGCGTGCTTCAAGGAAGTGACCGGCGAGGCCTGGGCGCGCGCGCTGCAGAAGGCCGGCTATGCCACCGACCCGAAGTATGCCGAGAACCTGATCGCCGTCATGCGCGGCAGGAACATGTCCCAGTACGACCACCTGAAAGGAAAGCCATGAAACGCATCTTGCTGCTCGCCGCCCTGCTCGCCCTAGCCGGCTGCTCGAACCTGGCCCTGCAGTGCTCCGGCACCTATACCGGCGACGAGGTGCGCAATGGCGCCGCGGGCAAGTAAGGCCCGCTTCCTGTCGACGCTGCGCACCGATCGCGTGAGCCTGACCAGCGCCGACCGGATCCTGCTGGCGCCGCTGGCGTTCTCGTCGGCGCTGCTCGACCGCTACGTAGTCGTGCCGGAAGGCTTCGTCACCGACTTCGCCAGCGTGCCGCGTGCGCCGCTCACCTACTGGCTGTTCGGCGGCGTGGGCGACGAGGCTGCGGTCGTGCACGACTTCCTCTACGAGACCGGCGCCGTGCCGCGCGCGCTGGCCGACGAGGTCTACGGCGAGGCGCTCGAGGCGTGCGGCGTTCCGGCATGGCGCCGTGGCCCCATGGTGCTGGCGGTGCGCCTGTTCGGTGGCAGCCGGTACACCCCGCCCGCCCCGGCGGCGCCGTGATGGAGTTCGACATCTACGCGCTCACGCCGGGCGGTGGCGGCCACGTCCTGACCGTTCACCAGGAGCGCAAGGACGCCGGGCCGCGGCTGGTGGTCATCGCTGGTGGCGAGGTGTCGGCGCCCGCCGAAGCGATGATGCAGCGGATGCTGGGTGAGCCGCTCGAGGACGGGAAACTCAGCGGTGCTACACTGCCCGGATGCTCGCCAAAGTAAAACTCCTCCGCAAGCGCGGCCAGCGCATGTCCGACAACGAGATAGCCCGCGCGCCGTTCGTTGAGGGCGAGCTGGTCGTGCACGGCTTGGGTGGCATGATCGTGGCGGAGCTGCAGCGCCCAGGCAACCAAGTGGCCGATCCACTGCTGATTCTCTACGAGGCGAAGCTGACCACGATGCACGGCGCCGGCATGCTGCTCAAGGGCGAGGAACGGCCGCAGGGCGACAAGGGGCCGGCGTATGTCCAGGAGTGGTCGGTGCGGCTGGGGCCATAAGCGCGTCAACCTGGGGCCGGTCGAGCCCGAGTTTATCCACCAGCTCCGAATACGTCACTTCATTCGGGAAGCTGCTGTTGAAGCATGGCCTCATACGCCTAATGTAGTAGGCCTCGATCGCCTTCGCATGCCTTTTCGGCGCTTCGAAATAAGCATGTGAGGTCCAGCGGAGGCCGTTTTTTTGATGCTGCTGAGACCGATCCCAGAAGCACTTCGTTTGCCCCACGTACACGCACTCATTGTCGTCAAACAGGAAATAGATACCCCTGCGAATGGCATATCGCTAGACGTCCGCGCCGCTAGAATTTCCTCATTGCTGAAATGGAAGGCGCTGGCATAATGCGTCAACCATGCGGCAGGGGTCTTGTGCTGCTTATCCCACCCCTCCCAAACAAAACTCCTGTTCACCTGTGGACTTAGCTCTCGAGACGGAACTTGGAAGCGCTCACGTTCGTAAAGGTCAGCCCATTCAGCCTCGCTTATTTTATCTGGCATTTTTTTGGCAAATCCCACGGTAAGTTGTTGAATTTAATAGCTCAACGTTACCGGCTCCGGGCACCAGTGTTTATGCACCCCTCTGCAAATCCCCACCCCTTGCGATGGTTCCGCAAAAGTGCGTGCCAAGCTACTTCGCGCCGATGATCTGGACCGCCCATTCCTGCTCGAGGCCGAAGGCGCCGTCACGCTCAATGCCGCTGAATAGCATCATTTTGCCGTGCAATAGTAATTGACCTCGCATCGCGCAGCGGCGTGATGAGCGGTTTCGCTGATGAGTCGCAACCATATCGAGCACCTTCTCGCGCTCGATCGCGCCGCCCTGGATCGGCTCAAGGCCGGTGCCGTCGCAATGCGTGCACGCACTCCCGCCGACGACCTTGGTGTCGTGGCAGCACTCGCACTCGCCGCCCAGCCAATGGGAGAGACTCGCGCGGGCGATCTTCTTATAGAGACCGCAGACGGCGGCGATGTCCCATTCAGCCTTAATGTTGAACGATTTCCGCTTGAATCCCTTATGCGCCACCGCGCAGGTTCAGACGCGCAGCAGTACCGCCAGCGCGCGCGCCGCACTCTCAACGGGCTGACGCGGCATGCCAGCGATATGCGCGCGCAACAGCATTGACCCGAACAGCTCGCCCGAGCCTCCGGACAGGTCTGCCAGCGCTGCGGCACCAGCTGCCCGGTCTGGTGGTGCTGGTCGTCGTCCTCCAGGTTGGAGGTGCTCAGTGCGTTGAGGTAGCGCTCGGCAAACTTTAGATTTCTCCTTGAAATGCTTCTGACGACACCAGCACTTTTATCCCATGAAAGCCTGCCCGAGATTTTCTATTTATCAACCTTAAAGTTGCACCTAGTTATCGAAGGCATCTTGGTATAACAAGTATTCTTATGGTCAGCTTGGTGACGTTAGATGTCGAGTCCCGTCTGATCGTAGACGCGTTTGACGAATAGATCAGGTTTGCGTTTCTGCCAATTCTTGAGCGCCTGAATCGGTGTCGTTGAGCCGATAGCTCGCTGCGGGATATGGTGGTTGTAAAGCTTGAGGTAATTGTGCAATGTGGTCTCCAGATCGGCCCTGCTATCGAAGCGGGTCTGCGCGATCAGCTCACTGATCCTGCCATTGAAGCGTTCCACCATGCCGTTAGTTTGCGGGTGGCGCGGAGGCGCCAGGCGATGCTCGACTTCCATGCTGCCACATGCCTTGTCGAAGGCGTGATTGCCGCTGGGCTTCTTGTCTTTGGTGGCAAAGCGGTCGGTAAATTGCGAGCCGTTGTCGGTCAGTATCTTGGTGATCTTGATCGGCGATGCGAGCTTCAAACGGCGCAGGAAATCGACGCTACTACGTTCAGTCATATCGTTGTAAATATGCAGAAAAACCCAGCGCGTCGCGCGGTCAATGGCAACAAACAGGTAGCGGCGTGAGGTTTCGTCAGGCATCTGTGGCAGGTACTTGATATCGACGTGCAGGAAGCCTGGCTCATAGTCCTTGAAGGTCTTCTTGGCCTTGATCGTTTCGCCTTCAGCTTGAGGGATCACGTCCTCCAGTCGTGCCATGCCTTCGCGTTTGAGCAGTCGCGCAATGCCTGAACGGGAGACCTCGGGATTGATGTATTGCCGGGTGATGTAGAGCAGGTCGTCGAGCGGTAAGTAAAGCGTCTGGCGCAGGGACAGCACGACCAGTTCCTGGGCTGCGCTCAGGGTCGTATGCAGGGTGTGAGCACGATGCGAGCGGTCTTGCACGTCGTCCCGCTTGAGCCATTTGGCAGCGGTGGCCCGAGTGATATTGAACACCTTGGCCGCTTGACGGTCGGACAGGCCGGAATCCTTGATCTCCTGACGGATTTTTGGCGTGGTGCGGGCTTGCGGGTGAATGCGTGAACTCATGCTCGATATGGTGATGTTCTGCGAGGGGCTGACGAACGATGCGGGAAGCCAGCAATTATCTCATCGAGCACGGCCTTTGCACGGAACAAGGCCATGCTGCGACGGGGAACATGATCACACGAAACTAAACAGCTAGATAACTATTTCCCAACCAGCAAAAATTGTTTGTAAACACCCTGAGGTCGATCATCAACTAATTGACTCGTTTCCGCCAAGAATCTCTCTTTTGTTACACTTTGTGAACATTCGCAAGTTGTCGTTGGCGATGATTTTATTACCGTCGCTTGAGCAGTTCTGCGCGCGGACTGCTCTGCACAGGAAAAGGTAATTACATTGGCCTGCGCAACTAGTACTGCCACTATGACTTGGAAGGCCTGATGAACCTGAAACTAAAAATGCTCAGATCTTCGTTCGCTGCTGCAGCAGCCATTTTATCTTCGACTCACGTTGCCGCCGACGAGAGAATTGGGCAGATCCCGCTGGCAAAAGACATTAAGAGCGCGAAGTTGGTATTTTATCCCTTAAGCGTGAACACTTACGCTCCGGTTACTGAGGCCGACATGCTACGGAACGGATGCATCTATGATATTGACGGCAATTCGGAGAAGATTGCCGAACTGTCTGCGATTTTAAGCGGAGGGATAATTATCTCGAATGAAGGTGAAGAACAATTCCAGCTTCGCAACGTAATTTATTTTACTCTTCGCGACGGATCCAAAGTTCGAATGCTTATTAGTGATGCGCACAACTTGAAGCCCGGAGTATTTGGAATTATCGATAAGGGTACAACTTCTAAACACTCATACCTTACGTCGGATGAGAAGACTCTAAAGCTCCTGCGCACTTGGGCTAAGTCTAGAGTTCATAAAAATAACGCAAGCACATATTGTGATATGTAGGAAAATTATGCCAACCATTTACCGCGGCAGCATTACCCAAGATCAGAAAGACCTGTTTGAACTTTCGCTGAACTATCTTGATAAATCAATTAACATGAGACCTGTGAAGGATAAGCTCATGACGGAGTTTTTAATCCTTCAAGTTCACAACGGCGACACGTTCTACGACAACAATGCCGGAATTCTCTATTGGAACCCATGGAGGGCACACAAAGTCATAACCGAGGACGGCTCAATAGGTGTTACCTCCCCAGCGATGGCATTATCGACTTGACGTCCAGCCGGTCGCAGCGAGAGCAGATTCCGGGCGCACAACCACTACGCGGCCCTTGACATCGGCGGGTTACGGCGCACCAGGTTCTTGAGCACCAGTCCCTCCGGCTTGACGCCGCGACGCTCGGTCGGTGCCGCCGGCACTGGCGCGACCGGCGGGGCGACCGACACCGGCGCCGCTGGCGCGCAGGCGATCCAGTTCATCCAGCAACTCGACCACCGACGAAGACCTCAAGTGCACGGTCGGGCTGGACGCGGCCAGGCCGCGCAATGGGAAGTAGTCAAGCATGGGCTGCCTCCCCGTGGTGCTGACGCAGCGCTACTTGGTGCTTTGCCCACTCGCCCGCGGTCCAGGTCACGCCCTTCGGGATAAAGCGCGCGGCGTTGAACGCGTGGTTGTTCTGGGCAGTGCCGGCCTTCACGCAGAAGCGGCTGGCGTCCATGTACTGGGCATGGGGCGTCAGCGCGCCGCCGAGGCGGTACATGATCTTCTGGTCGAGCAGTAACTCCCCGAATGCGCTTTCGTTCGCACCCAGC
It includes:
- a CDS encoding glycoside hydrolase family 73 protein translates to MPPLAFINMLLPAAQRVHREHGIPASITIGQAALESGWGSRAPGNNLFGIKADRAWKGKTVDVATHEYVAGKRVNVVDKFRAYASIDDCIADRARFFKANPRYAACFKEVTGEAWARALQKAGYATDPKYAENLIAVMRGRNMSQYDHLKGKP
- a CDS encoding DUF1353 domain-containing protein; this translates as MAPRASKARFLSTLRTDRVSLTSADRILLAPLAFSSALLDRYVVVPEGFVTDFASVPRAPLTYWLFGGVGDEAAVVHDFLYETGAVPRALADEVYGEALEACGVPAWRRGPMVLAVRLFGGSRYTPPAPAAP
- a CDS encoding IS481 family transposase: MSSRIHPQARTTPKIRQEIKDSGLSDRQAAKVFNITRATAAKWLKRDDVQDRSHRAHTLHTTLSAAQELVVLSLRQTLYLPLDDLLYITRQYINPEVSRSGIARLLKREGMARLEDVIPQAEGETIKAKKTFKDYEPGFLHVDIKYLPQMPDETSRRYLFVAIDRATRWVFLHIYNDMTERSSVDFLRRLKLASPIKITKILTDNGSQFTDRFATKDKKPSGNHAFDKACGSMEVEHRLAPPRHPQTNGMVERFNGRISELIAQTRFDSRADLETTLHNYLKLYNHHIPQRAIGSTTPIQALKNWQKRKPDLFVKRVYDQTGLDI